The Flavobacteriales bacterium genome contains the following window.
ATGATCGAGGGTGAAGAGGAAGTGGGCAGCGACAACTTGGGCACCTTCGTCACCAACAACAAAGAGCGCCTGAAGGCCGATGTGGTGCTGATCAGCGACACGGCCATGATCGCCAACGATGTCCCCAGCATCAATACAGGGCTGCGCGGACTGAGCTATGTGGAGGTGGAGGTGGCGGGCCCCAACCGCGACCTGCACAGCGGGGTGTACGGTGGTGCGGTAACCAATCCCATCAACGCGCTGTGCGAGATGATCGCGAGCATGCACGATGCCGACCGCCGCGTGACCATCCCCGGTTTCTACGATGCGGTGATGGAACTGAGCGCTGCGGAACGCAAGGCCCTCGCCGAGGCCCCGTTCAACGAGGCTGAATACATGAAAGAGCTGGGTGTGGACGCCGTGCGTGGTGAGAAAGGCTACACCAGCGAGGAGCGTTGCAGCATACGGCCCACATTGGACGTGAACGGCATCTGGGGCGGCTACATCGGCGAAGGCGCGAAGACCGTGCTTCCCGCCAAGGCCTTCGCCAAACTGAGCATGCGCTTGGTGCCCAACCAGAAGAGCGATGCCATCACCAAGTTGTTCCAAGCGCACTTCGAGAAGATCGCGCCGCCCGGGGTGAAGGTGGTGGTGAAGCCGCACCACGGCGGCGAAGCTGCTGTTACACCCATTGACAGCGCAGCATACCTGGCCGCCAGCAAGGCCATGGAAGAGACCTTCGGCAAGAAGCCCATCCCTACGCGCGGCGGTGGCAGCATCCCCATCGTGGCGCTCTTCGAGAAGGAACTCGGCCTCAAGACGGTGCTCTTCGGTTTCGGTCTGGACAGCGACAACATCCATAGCCCGAACGAGAAGTACGGCGTGTTCAACTACTTCATGGGCATCCGCACCATCCCGCGTTTCTTCCACAACTACGCGGCGGCGGACAAGTGAGCACCGGTGCTCCGGCAGTGCGGGTGGTACAACGCGGGCGCGCTCTTTGCGTTGGTTATTGAAACCATGTTCATGACCCGTACCCCGTCACCGCGATCGCTCTCGTCACTTCGATGTTTATCACTTCGAACGCGGGCGAGAAGCCTCCTCCTGCTCCTGCCCCTTCTTCTCTCCGCCTGCATCAACTACCAGAACGTCACCTTCCACGGCGTGAAGAACGTGCAGGTGATCCCTGCCGAAGGCAGCGTGCTCGCCTTCCGCATCGATGCCGAAGTGGAGAACCCGAACGGCTACCG
Protein-coding sequences here:
- a CDS encoding dipeptidase; translated protein: MNQLDTYIESNKDRFLNELLDLLRIPSVSADPKYKGDVARCADAVKQRMLEAGLEKVEVCPTKGHPIVYGEKMVDPAKPTVLVYGHYDVQPPDPLDLWHSGPFDPVIKDGMIYARGSADDKGQFYMHFKAIEAMMKTGGLPCNVKVMIEGEEEVGSDNLGTFVTNNKERLKADVVLISDTAMIANDVPSINTGLRGLSYVEVEVAGPNRDLHSGVYGGAVTNPINALCEMIASMHDADRRVTIPGFYDAVMELSAAERKALAEAPFNEAEYMKELGVDAVRGEKGYTSEERCSIRPTLDVNGIWGGYIGEGAKTVLPAKAFAKLSMRLVPNQKSDAITKLFQAHFEKIAPPGVKVVVKPHHGGEAAVTPIDSAAYLAASKAMEETFGKKPIPTRGGGSIPIVALFEKELGLKTVLFGFGLDSDNIHSPNEKYGVFNYFMGIRTIPRFFHNYAAADK